From the genome of candidate division WOR-3 bacterium, one region includes:
- the tyrS gene encoding tyrosine--tRNA ligase — translation MEPEKQFEIIKSHTVEIISEEELLKKLKRNKPLRVKLGIDPSAPEIHLGISVQLRKMRQFQDLGHIGVLVVGDFTGMIGDPSGQSKTRPKLTREQVKKNMARYKEQIFKILDPKKTEFTYNSRWLGALSIYDFIEIAAKYTVARILERDDFSIRLKEGIPVYMHEIMYPLFQAYDSVAIKADVELGGTDQKFNLLVGRELMREFQLEPQVVMTLPILEGTDGVRKMSKSFGNYIGITEPPKEMFGKVMSIPDELITKYFELTTDAFPHKIEEIRTGLQEGILNPRDAKFELAKTLVRMYHSAQAAEESAREFEKVFSKKELPTDLSEFKAGVQEINIVDLLVKTGLMPSRAEAKRKIKEGAIDINGNTIKDINHTVRLHEPVIIRAGKHKFLKVIS, via the coding sequence AAATAATCAAAAGCCATACCGTCGAAATCATCTCCGAAGAGGAACTATTAAAGAAACTTAAAAGAAATAAACCCCTCAGGGTGAAATTGGGAATCGACCCTTCTGCTCCGGAAATCCATCTGGGGATAAGTGTCCAACTGCGCAAGATGCGCCAATTTCAAGACCTTGGTCATATTGGTGTTTTGGTCGTTGGCGATTTCACAGGCATGATTGGCGATCCCAGTGGTCAATCAAAAACCCGTCCTAAACTCACCCGCGAGCAGGTGAAAAAGAACATGGCGCGTTACAAAGAACAGATCTTCAAGATACTGGATCCCAAAAAGACCGAATTCACCTACAATTCCAGATGGCTTGGAGCCTTGAGCATCTATGACTTTATTGAAATTGCCGCGAAATACACTGTAGCACGCATTTTAGAAAGAGATGATTTTTCAATTCGGTTAAAAGAAGGTATCCCGGTTTACATGCATGAAATAATGTATCCCCTGTTCCAGGCATATGACTCGGTGGCGATAAAGGCGGATGTGGAACTCGGAGGTACAGACCAGAAGTTCAATCTTTTAGTCGGCCGGGAATTGATGCGTGAATTCCAGCTGGAACCTCAGGTGGTGATGACCCTGCCGATTCTTGAAGGAACCGATGGAGTAAGAAAGATGAGCAAAAGCTTTGGTAACTATATCGGTATCACCGAACCGCCAAAGGAGATGTTTGGCAAGGTGATGTCCATCCCGGATGAATTAATCACCAAATACTTTGAATTGACCACCGATGCCTTTCCCCACAAGATCGAAGAGATCCGGACCGGACTTCAGGAAGGGATCCTCAATCCCCGGGATGCAAAATTTGAACTGGCAAAGACTCTGGTCCGGATGTACCATTCGGCCCAGGCTGCTGAAGAATCTGCCCGGGAATTTGAAAAAGTCTTCAGTAAAAAAGAACTGCCTACGGATCTGTCAGAATTCAAAGCTGGAGTTCAGGAAATAAATATTGTTGACCTTCTGGTTAAGACCGGTTTGATGCCCTCACGGGCAGAAGCCAAGCGGAAGATCAAAGAAGGGGCGATTGATATCAATGGTAATACCATAAAAGATATCAACCACACTGTCAGACTTCACGAGCCGGTGATTATCCGGGCAGGCAAACACAAATTTTTGAAGGTTATCAGTTAA